Proteins found in one Amycolatopsis umgeniensis genomic segment:
- a CDS encoding DUF1707 SHOCT-like domain-containing protein: MDTNGIPSRLRAADADRERVASLIQAAGGEGRLTLEEVEDRLGTVYSTKYTDELDALTSDLPKATPKRRPVVFGHPAVRIHLAVAVVLSVLLIVRWTVSGVPFFWPAMPMFWLAMSVLVHARVRSRFRRGGGIAVA, encoded by the coding sequence ATGGACACCAACGGAATTCCCTCCCGGCTCAGGGCCGCCGACGCCGACCGCGAGCGGGTCGCCTCGCTCATCCAGGCCGCCGGCGGCGAAGGCCGTCTCACTCTCGAAGAAGTAGAAGACCGGCTCGGCACTGTGTATTCCACCAAGTACACAGACGAACTCGACGCGCTCACCTCGGATCTGCCGAAGGCCACGCCGAAGCGGCGCCCGGTCGTCTTCGGGCATCCGGCGGTGCGGATCCACCTGGCGGTCGCCGTGGTGCTCTCGGTGCTGCTGATCGTCCGCTGGACGGTTTCGGGCGTGCCGTTCTTCTGGCCCGCGATGCCGATGTTCTGGCTGGCCATGAGCGTCCTCGTGCACGCGCGGGTGCGAAGTCGTTTCCGGCGGGGTGGCGGCATCGCTGTGGCATAA
- a CDS encoding protein kinase domain-containing protein, producing MSDEGRLVAGRYRIAGRIGTGAMGAVWQAHDEVLGRTVAIKQLLLQPGLEAHDAEDARQRTMREGRIAARLHHPNAISVFDVVTDDNGQPCLIMEYLNSTSLAQELQEHRTLPPIEVARIGAQVAAALTEAHAVGIVHRDIKPGNILLAPNGTVKITDFGISRAKDDVTVTKTGMIAGTPAYLAPEVAIGGDPGPESDVFSLGSTLYAACEGQPPFGLSENTLSLLHAVAAGQIIPPRQSGPLASVLAVLLHPEIRHRPTAEECEELLAAVARGETPLGGPADETVLAAPVAGALAGAGVTQALDSESAGHSGSLLDEQTAAGSYYDEDDYHQPAASRYPEDDYDGYDNYDETALLSERGHPGGGPAPTRAVPIPAGDYDDDPYDDDYDDNPPPPPPPTRARTSPVDDDDEKPGAWKKPAIIGGVVVVALAALGFWLLSPNNPETPAQVGNSSTKPTPSATSSAPETTESPSDTQSAEPPKETTSSKKTSSKATQTQEPDPPTPTKTPTRTTPTKTPTPTTPTPTKSEPTDTSPPATP from the coding sequence GTGAGCGACGAGGGTCGCCTGGTCGCCGGTCGATATCGCATCGCCGGGCGGATCGGCACGGGCGCGATGGGTGCCGTCTGGCAAGCGCACGACGAGGTACTCGGCCGCACGGTGGCGATCAAGCAGTTGCTGCTGCAACCGGGCCTCGAAGCTCACGACGCCGAGGACGCGCGCCAGCGCACCATGCGTGAGGGCCGGATCGCCGCCAGGCTGCACCATCCGAACGCCATCTCGGTGTTCGACGTCGTCACCGACGACAACGGTCAGCCGTGCCTGATCATGGAATACCTGAACTCCACCAGCCTCGCCCAGGAATTGCAGGAGCACCGGACGCTTCCGCCGATCGAGGTGGCCAGGATCGGCGCGCAGGTCGCGGCGGCGCTGACCGAGGCGCACGCGGTCGGCATCGTGCACCGGGACATCAAGCCCGGCAACATCCTGCTGGCGCCCAACGGCACCGTGAAGATCACCGACTTCGGCATTTCGCGGGCCAAGGACGACGTCACGGTCACGAAGACCGGGATGATCGCCGGAACCCCCGCCTACCTGGCGCCCGAGGTGGCCATCGGCGGCGACCCCGGCCCGGAGTCCGACGTCTTCTCGCTCGGCTCGACGCTCTACGCGGCCTGCGAAGGCCAGCCGCCGTTCGGCCTCAGCGAGAACACGCTGAGCCTGCTGCACGCGGTCGCGGCCGGGCAGATCATCCCGCCGCGTCAATCCGGCCCGCTCGCGAGTGTGCTGGCCGTGTTGCTGCACCCGGAGATCCGGCACCGCCCCACCGCCGAAGAGTGCGAAGAGCTCCTCGCCGCTGTCGCGCGGGGTGAAACGCCGCTGGGCGGCCCCGCCGACGAGACCGTGCTCGCCGCCCCGGTCGCGGGCGCGCTCGCGGGCGCCGGCGTGACCCAGGCACTCGACAGCGAGTCGGCAGGCCATTCGGGCTCGCTCCTCGACGAGCAGACCGCGGCCGGTTCGTACTACGACGAAGACGACTACCACCAGCCCGCCGCGTCGAGGTACCCGGAAGACGACTACGACGGGTACGACAACTACGACGAGACGGCGTTGCTGTCCGAACGCGGTCACCCCGGCGGCGGCCCGGCGCCCACGCGCGCCGTCCCGATCCCCGCGGGCGACTACGACGACGATCCTTACGACGACGACTACGACGACAACCCGCCTCCGCCGCCTCCTCCCACCCGGGCGCGGACCAGCCCGGTGGATGACGACGACGAGAAGCCGGGCGCGTGGAAGAAGCCCGCGATCATCGGTGGTGTCGTGGTCGTGGCGCTGGCCGCGCTGGGCTTCTGGCTGCTGAGCCCGAACAACCCGGAGACGCCCGCGCAGGTGGGGAACTCCTCGACGAAGCCGACCCCGTCGGCGACGTCTTCGGCTCCCGAGACGACGGAATCGCCGTCGGACACGCAGTCGGCCGAGCCGCCGAAGGAGACGACGTCGTCGAAGAAGACTTCGAGCAAGGCGACTCAGACGCAGGAGCCGGATCCGCCGACGCCGACGAAGACGCCGACCAGGACGACGCCGACGAAGACGCCGACTCCCACGACACCGACGCCGACGAAGTCCGAACCGACCGACACGTCCCCTCCGGCGACCCCTTGA
- a CDS encoding chorismate mutase: MNTTQKPDAEEPTATAEEIGELREEIDWLDGEILRLVKRRVEVSKTIGAARMAAGGTRIVYNREMDVLARYRELGPEGRQLAMALLNLGRGRLGR, translated from the coding sequence ATGAACACCACACAGAAGCCGGACGCCGAAGAACCCACCGCCACGGCCGAAGAGATCGGTGAGCTCCGCGAGGAGATCGACTGGCTCGACGGCGAAATCCTGCGGCTGGTCAAACGCCGTGTGGAGGTCTCCAAGACGATCGGCGCGGCGAGGATGGCCGCGGGCGGCACCCGGATCGTCTACAACCGCGAGATGGACGTGCTGGCGCGCTACCGCGAACTGGGGCCCGAGGGGCGGCAGCTGGCGATGGCCCTGTTGAACCTGGGCCGGGGCAGGCTGGGGCGATAG
- the sucD gene encoding succinate--CoA ligase subunit alpha: MSIFINENSKVIVQGLTGSEGMKHATKMLKSGTNIVGGVNARKAGQTVSVEGKDLTVFGTVEEAIKETGADVSVIFVPPKFAKDAVIEAIDAEIPLAVVITEGIPVHDSAYFWAHAVATGNKTRIIGPNCPGVISPGKSNAGIIPADITGAGPIGLVSKSGTLTYQMMYELRDIGFSTGVGIGGDPIIGTTHIDALEAFEADPETKVIVMIGEIGGDAEERAAAYIKDNVTKPVVGYVAGFTAPEGKTMGHAGAIVSGSSGTAAAKKEALEAAGVKVGKTPSETAVLARELYNSL; the protein is encoded by the coding sequence ATGTCGATCTTCATCAACGAGAACAGCAAGGTCATCGTCCAGGGGCTCACCGGCTCCGAGGGCATGAAGCACGCGACCAAGATGCTGAAGTCCGGCACGAACATCGTGGGTGGCGTCAACGCCCGCAAGGCCGGCCAGACCGTCTCCGTCGAGGGCAAGGACCTCACCGTGTTCGGCACGGTCGAGGAGGCCATCAAGGAGACCGGCGCCGACGTTTCGGTCATCTTCGTGCCGCCGAAGTTCGCCAAGGACGCCGTCATCGAGGCGATCGACGCCGAGATCCCGCTCGCCGTGGTGATCACCGAGGGCATCCCGGTGCACGACTCGGCCTACTTCTGGGCGCACGCGGTCGCGACGGGCAACAAGACCCGCATCATCGGGCCGAACTGCCCCGGCGTGATCAGCCCCGGCAAGTCGAACGCGGGCATCATCCCGGCCGACATCACCGGTGCGGGCCCGATCGGTCTCGTGTCGAAGTCCGGCACGCTGACCTACCAGATGATGTACGAGCTGCGTGACATCGGTTTCTCGACCGGTGTCGGCATCGGCGGCGACCCGATCATCGGCACCACGCACATCGACGCCCTCGAGGCGTTCGAGGCGGACCCCGAGACCAAGGTCATCGTGATGATCGGCGAGATCGGCGGCGACGCCGAAGAGCGCGCCGCGGCCTACATCAAGGACAACGTGACGAAGCCGGTCGTCGGTTACGTCGCGGGCTTCACCGCGCCCGAGGGCAAGACGATGGGCCACGCCGGCGCCATCGTCTCCGGCTCCTCCGGCACGGCCGCCGCGAAGAAGGAGGCCCTCGAGGCCGCCGGTGTCAAGGTCGGGAAGACCCCGAGCGAGACCGCCGTCCTGGCGCGCGAGCTGTACAACAGCCTCTGA
- the sucC gene encoding ADP-forming succinate--CoA ligase subunit beta, with product MDLYEYQARDLFAAHGVPVLPGAVANTPEEAKATAEKIGNQVVIKAQVKTGGRGKAGGVKLAQTPDEAAEKAEAILGLDIKGHITRRVLVAEASDIAEEYYFSFLLDRANRTFLAMASAEGGVEIEQLAVERPEALAKIPVDAIIGVDKAKAVEILTAGKFPENVVDEAADVVVKLWETFVSEDATLVEVNPLVRDPQDKIIALDGKVTLDENASFRQPGHEALVDKDAENPLEAKAKAKDLNYVKLDGEVGIIGNGAGLVMSTLDVVAYAGEKHGGVKPANFLDIGGGASAEVMAAGLDVILNDTDVKSVFVNVFGGITACDAVANGIVEALKILGDEASKPLVVRLDGNNVVEGRQILADANHPLVTVVDTMDNAADKAAELAAAGA from the coding sequence GTGGACCTCTACGAATACCAGGCGAGGGATCTCTTCGCCGCCCACGGAGTACCGGTTCTGCCGGGTGCCGTGGCAAACACCCCCGAAGAAGCCAAGGCCACCGCCGAGAAGATCGGCAACCAGGTCGTCATCAAGGCCCAGGTCAAGACCGGCGGCCGCGGCAAGGCCGGCGGCGTCAAGCTGGCCCAGACGCCCGACGAGGCCGCGGAAAAGGCCGAGGCGATCCTCGGTCTCGACATCAAGGGCCACATCACGCGTCGCGTGCTGGTGGCCGAAGCCTCGGACATCGCCGAGGAGTACTACTTCTCCTTCCTGCTGGACCGTGCGAACCGCACCTTCCTCGCGATGGCTTCGGCCGAAGGCGGCGTGGAGATCGAGCAGCTGGCCGTCGAGCGTCCCGAAGCGCTCGCGAAGATCCCGGTCGACGCGATCATCGGTGTCGACAAGGCGAAGGCCGTCGAGATCCTGACCGCGGGCAAGTTCCCGGAGAACGTGGTCGACGAGGCCGCCGACGTCGTCGTGAAGCTCTGGGAGACCTTCGTCTCCGAGGACGCGACGCTGGTCGAGGTCAACCCGCTGGTCCGTGACCCGCAGGACAAGATCATCGCCCTCGACGGCAAGGTCACCCTCGACGAGAACGCCTCGTTCCGTCAGCCGGGCCACGAGGCCCTGGTCGACAAGGACGCGGAGAACCCGCTCGAGGCGAAGGCCAAGGCCAAGGACCTCAACTACGTCAAGCTCGACGGCGAGGTCGGCATCATCGGCAACGGCGCGGGTCTCGTGATGTCCACTTTGGACGTCGTGGCCTACGCGGGCGAGAAGCACGGCGGCGTCAAGCCCGCCAACTTCCTCGACATCGGCGGCGGCGCTTCGGCCGAGGTCATGGCGGCCGGTCTGGACGTCATCCTCAACGACACCGACGTGAAGAGCGTGTTCGTCAACGTCTTCGGTGGCATCACCGCTTGCGACGCGGTCGCGAACGGCATCGTCGAGGCGCTGAAGATCCTGGGTGACGAAGCCAGCAAGCCGCTCGTCGTGCGGCTGGACGGCAACAACGTCGTCGAGGGTCGCCAGATCCTCGCCGACGCGAACCACCCGCTGGTCACCGTGGTGGACACAATGGACAACGCGGCCGACAAGGCCGCCGAGCTCGCCGCGGCAGGTGCGTGA
- a CDS encoding DUF5336 domain-containing protein, whose protein sequence is MSYPSGGPGYPQQGGGQQPPQPHPGSGAFPQQQAPSSPASPLNLALLLALAVTVLGLVQFFIGFSDEADAAGQVSVFLLVSGLLAALHALPRGPKTLPFAALFSVLGAFGGLDLIIGYGSGREDVSVPGILTVVLILGILQMLVAVAALLFEHDVLKVPAAKPQQQAPQGPYSQQFAQQGPQGPFGQQGQQGPAATQVQPFPGAGQQGQQPQGEPSGPFAQPGGFQPPVTQPPGQQATTYAPQQGQFFQQPPSSEQGQNPGTPPGGFDRQS, encoded by the coding sequence ATGTCCTATCCCAGCGGTGGGCCCGGCTACCCCCAGCAGGGTGGCGGCCAGCAACCCCCTCAGCCTCACCCCGGCTCGGGAGCCTTCCCCCAGCAGCAGGCGCCGTCGTCACCGGCGAGCCCGCTGAACCTGGCGCTGCTGCTCGCGCTCGCCGTCACCGTCCTCGGCCTGGTGCAGTTCTTCATCGGCTTCTCCGACGAGGCCGACGCCGCTGGGCAGGTCTCGGTCTTCCTCCTGGTCAGCGGTCTGCTCGCGGCACTGCACGCGTTGCCGCGCGGCCCGAAGACGCTGCCGTTCGCGGCGTTGTTCAGCGTCCTGGGCGCGTTCGGCGGCCTCGACCTGATCATCGGCTACGGGAGCGGTCGCGAGGATGTCTCGGTCCCCGGCATCCTCACCGTGGTGCTGATCCTCGGCATCCTGCAGATGCTGGTCGCGGTCGCGGCGCTGCTGTTCGAGCACGACGTCCTCAAGGTGCCCGCCGCGAAGCCGCAGCAGCAGGCGCCGCAGGGCCCGTACAGCCAGCAGTTCGCGCAGCAGGGCCCGCAGGGGCCGTTCGGCCAGCAGGGTCAGCAGGGCCCGGCCGCCACCCAGGTCCAGCCGTTCCCCGGCGCGGGGCAGCAGGGTCAGCAGCCCCAGGGCGAGCCGTCCGGTCCGTTCGCGCAGCCGGGCGGATTCCAGCCGCCGGTCACGCAGCCGCCGGGCCAGCAGGCCACGACGTACGCGCCGCAGCAGGGCCAGTTCTTCCAGCAGCCGCCGTCCTCGGAGCAGGGCCAGAACCCGGGCACGCCGCCGGGTGGTTTCGACCGGCAGAGCTGA
- a CDS encoding serine/threonine-protein kinase has protein sequence MSSEGSIVGGRYRLDQPIGRGRAGIVWLAFDTRLLRTVAMKRMYLPVGLPPDRAEQAKSVVVQEGKDAAKFEHATAIKVFDVLPDGPDVWLVMEYIPSRGMATFLAEHGRLTAEQAAALGIMLGRALAAMHEAGVVHRTVEPGTVLLADDGSVKLTDIGITGGGASPAYRAPEVARGEPATSASDVFSLGATLYTAVEGVPPFGEDGQSSERPPQTAGPLAGALRKMLRAEPDVRPTMADTVRSLGAITEGRQTAFIPPTAPAMPTMPASMPIPMHQAPQQQQPVPQFPQHQPQQYQPPQPQQYVPPAAPQQQYAPAAPSAAKSPDTRKWLFTAGAVVAAILLGVLFAELFLI, from the coding sequence TTGAGTTCTGAAGGTTCCATCGTCGGCGGCCGATACCGCCTGGACCAGCCCATCGGGCGTGGCCGGGCGGGCATCGTGTGGCTGGCGTTCGACACACGCCTGCTCCGCACCGTCGCGATGAAGCGCATGTATCTGCCCGTCGGTCTTCCGCCGGACCGGGCGGAACAGGCCAAATCCGTCGTCGTCCAAGAGGGCAAGGACGCGGCCAAGTTCGAGCACGCCACCGCCATCAAGGTGTTCGACGTGCTGCCCGACGGGCCGGACGTCTGGCTGGTGATGGAGTACATCCCGTCGCGCGGGATGGCGACCTTCCTGGCCGAGCACGGCAGGCTGACCGCGGAACAGGCCGCCGCGCTGGGCATCATGCTCGGCCGCGCGCTGGCCGCGATGCACGAGGCCGGGGTGGTGCACCGGACCGTCGAGCCGGGCACCGTCCTGCTGGCCGACGACGGCAGCGTGAAGCTCACCGACATCGGCATCACCGGTGGCGGCGCGAGTCCGGCGTACCGGGCGCCCGAGGTGGCGCGCGGCGAACCGGCGACTTCGGCTTCCGACGTGTTCTCGCTGGGCGCGACGCTGTACACGGCCGTCGAAGGCGTGCCGCCGTTCGGTGAGGACGGCCAGTCTTCGGAACGGCCACCACAGACCGCCGGCCCGCTGGCCGGCGCGCTGCGCAAGATGCTGCGGGCCGAGCCGGACGTGCGGCCGACGATGGCCGACACCGTCCGCTCGCTGGGCGCGATCACCGAGGGGCGGCAGACGGCGTTCATCCCGCCGACGGCGCCCGCCATGCCGACGATGCCCGCGTCGATGCCGATCCCGATGCACCAGGCGCCGCAGCAACAGCAGCCGGTTCCGCAGTTCCCCCAGCACCAGCCGCAGCAGTATCAGCCGCCGCAGCCGCAGCAGTACGTGCCACCGGCGGCGCCGCAGCAGCAGTACGCTCCCGCGGCGCCGTCCGCGGCGAAATCGCCCGACACCCGCAAGTGGCTGTTCACGGCGGGCGCCGTGGTGGCGGCGATCCTCCTGGGTGTGCTTTTCGCGGAGCTGTTCCTGATCTAG
- a CDS encoding alpha/beta fold hydrolase, which translates to MRPLIILHGSWHQPAHFDDVAGRLRREGAEVTVPDIGARPVAESTRIVQEIVDKAAEPPVVLGHSYGGVIAGGLQGVSHLILLAAIVSEPGETAQYWIDRVQEETGREPEPLPLIFDDAGMTHLDLAKVREAMYADCSDADVERATALLRPEPVSIFTESPIGAAWKNTPNTYITCTEDRALAPEMVAHFAARCDTQVTWRASHSPYLSRPVELVTLIRERL; encoded by the coding sequence GTGCGTCCCCTGATCATCCTGCACGGCTCTTGGCACCAGCCCGCCCATTTCGACGACGTCGCCGGGCGCCTGCGTCGGGAAGGCGCCGAGGTCACCGTCCCCGACATCGGCGCCCGCCCGGTCGCCGAATCCACCCGGATCGTCCAGGAAATCGTCGACAAGGCCGCCGAACCGCCGGTGGTGCTCGGGCATTCCTACGGTGGAGTGATCGCTGGCGGGCTCCAGGGGGTCTCCCACCTGATCCTCCTGGCCGCGATCGTCAGCGAACCGGGTGAGACCGCGCAGTACTGGATCGACCGGGTCCAGGAAGAAACCGGCCGCGAACCCGAGCCGCTGCCCCTGATCTTCGACGACGCGGGCATGACCCACCTCGACCTCGCCAAAGTCCGCGAGGCCATGTACGCGGACTGCTCGGACGCCGACGTCGAGCGGGCCACGGCCCTGCTGCGCCCGGAGCCCGTCTCGATCTTCACCGAATCACCGATCGGGGCGGCCTGGAAGAACACCCCGAACACCTACATCACCTGCACCGAAGACCGGGCGCTGGCACCGGAAATGGTCGCCCACTTCGCCGCACGATGCGACACACAGGTGACCTGGCGCGCGAGCCACAGCCCGTACCTCAGCCGCCCCGTCGAATTGGTGACGCTGATTCGCGAGCGGCTGTAG
- the pcrA gene encoding DNA helicase PcrA, translating into MNTLFDLPADGPAKPRHADLLDDLNPAQREAVTHAGSPLLVVAGAGSGKTRVLTRRIAYLLAERDVHPGQIMAITFTNKAAAEMRERVSDLVGRRANAMWVSTFHSMCVRILRREAKTLDMSSSFSIYDSDDTKRLITLVARDLDIDPKKYAARTLAIHISNLKNELIDPDKAVADAGNDLERRVAEVYVEYQRRLNQANAFDFDDLIMRTVELLQTFPDVAEYYRRRFRHVLVDEYQDTNHAQYTLIRELVGTEENEAELEPAELCVVGDADQSIYAFRGATIRNIEEFERDFPNARTVLLEQNYRSTQTILNAANAVIARNPNRRAKRLWTDSGDGEKIVGYVADNEHDEAAFVAGEIDALADKGEADYSDVAVFYRTNNQSRVFEEIFIRLGLPYKVVGGVRFYERREVRDMLAYLRVLANPEDTVSLRRVLNVPKRGIGDRAEAVIATYAERERISFAQALRGAVNGEVPLLNPRSAKAITGFVELMDELGEIVESGAEVADILEAVLERTGYRAELEESDDPQDASRVENLTELVTVAREFTEFTAEVAGPDGELPEAVPVDPGVPEPGSLPAFLERVSLVADADSIPAADGGDDGEGHDAGVVTLMTVHTAKGLEYPVVFGTGWEDGIFPHMRALGDPTELAEERRLAYVAITRARKRFYVSRSMVRSAWGQPQMNPASRFLDELPADLVDWRRLAPSSSSGGFGSSGGSPRAATTWGSRGGGSSSPSRSAGTSPFGKGWKDTVALKLDVGDRVSHDKYGLGTVVACDGAGPRATATIDFGAAGKVRLMLIGSVPMVKL; encoded by the coding sequence ATGAACACCCTCTTCGATCTCCCAGCGGACGGTCCCGCCAAGCCCCGGCACGCGGACCTGCTCGACGACCTGAACCCGGCGCAGCGCGAGGCCGTGACCCACGCGGGCTCGCCGCTGCTGGTCGTCGCGGGCGCGGGTTCCGGCAAGACCCGGGTGCTGACCAGGCGGATCGCGTATCTGCTGGCCGAGCGGGACGTGCACCCCGGCCAGATCATGGCGATCACGTTCACCAACAAGGCGGCCGCGGAGATGCGGGAGCGCGTGAGCGACCTCGTCGGCCGCCGCGCGAACGCGATGTGGGTGTCGACGTTCCACTCCATGTGCGTGCGGATCCTGCGCCGTGAGGCCAAAACGCTGGACATGTCGTCGAGTTTCTCCATCTACGACTCGGACGACACGAAGCGGCTCATCACGCTCGTCGCCCGTGATCTCGACATCGACCCGAAGAAGTACGCGGCGCGCACGCTGGCCATCCACATCTCGAACCTCAAGAACGAACTGATCGACCCGGACAAGGCTGTCGCCGACGCGGGCAACGATCTCGAACGCCGCGTCGCCGAGGTCTACGTCGAGTACCAGCGGCGGCTGAACCAGGCCAACGCGTTCGACTTCGACGACCTCATCATGCGGACGGTCGAACTCCTGCAGACCTTCCCGGACGTCGCCGAGTACTACCGGCGGCGGTTCCGGCACGTGCTGGTCGACGAGTACCAGGACACGAACCACGCGCAGTACACGCTGATCCGCGAGCTGGTCGGCACCGAGGAGAACGAGGCGGAGCTCGAGCCGGCCGAGCTGTGCGTCGTGGGTGACGCGGACCAGTCGATCTACGCCTTCCGCGGGGCGACCATCCGCAACATCGAGGAATTCGAACGCGACTTCCCGAACGCGCGGACCGTGCTGCTGGAACAGAACTACCGCTCGACCCAGACGATCCTGAACGCGGCGAACGCGGTCATCGCGCGAAACCCCAACAGGCGCGCGAAGCGGCTGTGGACCGATTCCGGTGACGGCGAGAAGATCGTCGGCTACGTCGCGGACAACGAGCACGACGAAGCGGCGTTCGTCGCGGGCGAGATCGACGCGCTGGCGGACAAGGGCGAAGCGGACTACTCCGACGTCGCGGTCTTCTACCGCACCAACAACCAGTCGCGTGTCTTCGAAGAGATCTTCATCCGCCTCGGCCTGCCGTACAAGGTCGTCGGCGGGGTGCGGTTCTACGAACGGCGCGAAGTCCGCGACATGCTCGCGTACCTGAGGGTGCTGGCGAATCCGGAAGACACTGTCAGCCTTCGCCGTGTCCTCAACGTCCCCAAACGCGGCATCGGCGACCGTGCCGAAGCGGTCATCGCGACGTACGCCGAGCGGGAGCGCATCTCGTTCGCGCAGGCGTTGCGCGGCGCCGTCAACGGTGAGGTGCCGCTGCTGAACCCGCGTTCGGCCAAGGCGATCACCGGTTTCGTCGAGCTGATGGACGAGCTCGGCGAGATCGTCGAGAGCGGCGCCGAGGTCGCGGACATCCTCGAAGCGGTCTTGGAGCGCACGGGCTACCGCGCGGAACTCGAAGAGTCCGACGATCCGCAGGACGCGTCGCGGGTGGAGAACCTGACGGAACTCGTCACCGTCGCGCGGGAGTTCACCGAATTCACCGCCGAGGTCGCCGGTCCGGACGGCGAACTCCCCGAAGCCGTCCCCGTCGACCCCGGAGTACCGGAGCCGGGCTCGCTGCCCGCGTTCCTGGAGCGGGTTTCGCTGGTCGCGGATGCGGACTCGATCCCCGCCGCCGACGGTGGAGACGACGGCGAAGGGCATGACGCGGGCGTGGTCACGCTGATGACCGTGCACACCGCGAAGGGCCTTGAGTACCCGGTCGTCTTCGGCACGGGCTGGGAAGACGGGATCTTCCCGCATATGCGCGCGCTCGGTGACCCGACAGAGCTGGCCGAGGAGCGTCGGCTGGCCTACGTCGCGATCACGCGTGCCAGGAAGCGGTTTTACGTCTCCCGCTCGATGGTGCGTTCCGCCTGGGGCCAGCCGCAGATGAACCCGGCTTCGCGGTTCCTCGACGAGCTCCCCGCCGATCTGGTCGATTGGCGCAGGCTCGCGCCGTCGTCGTCCTCCGGCGGTTTCGGTTCGTCGGGCGGCTCGCCGCGTGCGGCGACGACGTGGGGAAGCCGCGGTGGCGGCTCCTCGTCGCCGTCGCGGTCGGCGGGTACGAGCCCGTTCGGCAAGGGCTGGAAGGACACCGTCGCGCTCAAACTCGACGTCGGCGACAGGGTCAGCCACGACAAGTACGGACTCGGGACCGTCGTCGCCTGCGACGGCGCCGGACCCCGTGCCACCGCGACGATCGACTTCGGCGCCGCGGGCAAGGTCCGGCTGATGCTCATCGGGAGCGTCCCGATGGTCAAACTGTAG
- a CDS encoding peptidoglycan DD-metalloendopeptidase family protein: protein MVAAVAAGAFAAAAAGQTLKSVSESSDAAVTPLASTQDASASFALGGGAAGGAPELLPTSQSANASAEAQKLSDNNSITQARVKREAEAARKAEEEAKRPKTCMPTKGTFTSGFGARWGTSHLGIDLAAPIGTPIVAASDGTVIEAGPASGFGLWVKVQLSDGTVHVYGHMNSFSVREGQKVKCGEEIAEVGNRGQSTGPHLHFEVWQNGSKKIDPRPWLAARGVSVS, encoded by the coding sequence GTGGTCGCGGCCGTCGCTGCCGGCGCCTTCGCGGCCGCCGCTGCCGGGCAGACCCTGAAGTCCGTTTCGGAATCCTCCGATGCCGCCGTCACCCCGCTGGCCAGCACCCAGGACGCGAGCGCCTCGTTCGCCCTCGGTGGCGGAGCCGCTGGTGGCGCCCCGGAGTTGCTGCCGACCAGCCAGTCGGCGAACGCCTCCGCCGAGGCCCAGAAGCTCTCGGACAACAACAGCATCACCCAGGCCCGCGTGAAGCGTGAGGCCGAAGCGGCCCGCAAGGCCGAAGAAGAGGCCAAGCGCCCCAAGACCTGCATGCCGACCAAGGGAACCTTCACCTCGGGCTTCGGTGCCCGGTGGGGCACGAGCCACCTCGGCATCGACCTCGCGGCCCCGATCGGCACCCCGATCGTCGCGGCCTCCGACGGAACGGTCATCGAAGCGGGCCCGGCCAGCGGTTTCGGCCTCTGGGTCAAGGTCCAGCTCTCCGACGGCACCGTTCACGTCTACGGCCACATGAACTCGTTCTCCGTCCGCGAAGGCCAGAAGGTCAAGTGCGGCGAAGAGATCGCCGAGGTCGGCAACCGGGGCCAGAGCACCGGCCCGCACCTGCACTTCGAGGTGTGGCAGAACGGCTCCAAGAAGATCGACCCGCGTCCGTGGCTCGCCGCTCGCGGCGTCAGCGTCAGCTGA